A stretch of Microbulbifer bruguierae DNA encodes these proteins:
- a CDS encoding TonB-dependent receptor, with amino-acid sequence MLKTCCGSLTPLLLAAQLCVMSAANAVDGVAEAIAEDVVEGVVERAMESTAKTAEINTPDSAESSAANARAANTSYRLRIPSQPLDQALLAFSRQTGLAVMVSTQQNHAGDNQGIAAPALEGEFTAEAALERLLADTDLRYRRVDGQGIVILPPSTAITAPPQGETLADQRPLLEEVEVVASKRRTSLQRTPMAVTAINGGTLRERNIDSLQQLAAEVPSLQVARNGDHTASMLYLRGVGSDNHTEAGDSGVATHVDGIFSSRVQGSAVLLYDLDRVEVLRGPQGTLFGRNSTGGVLNYHTARPESEWSSRISLIVGDYRQRKFTAVANAPVTDNWALRWAGVSERADSYVDYTDGSVYARRSDRYNNADLFSHRLSSSWQINDSLNWWLSYERFEDRSAGSLPLVDYSTAVTIDTPGRTQLDQDALRSRAELLLPSGVSLTYIAGYGLTSRSQDWDEDRSGAVGSETDPAIYHQSNRTIWSKYRARQHELQLKNSDEERLRWLLAYFSFSESNGIRFDLEHQEADGSGWGGAPAHSFQQPNRGSRLDAIYGQLDFDISPDWELSAGARTGRDQRHDRGGRNIACPDLIRSDRGGELGEIAVNQASAAEGQCFVANYNDVDRTWHSTTIMARVTYRPADQALLYLQYAEGFKPGIVQDGATLGGSYDGADDPEFQAALQALIAQNNAGAAYVGPETSTNVELGFKLGLVDGAMTLNGALFNTRYRDLQVSGLAVEEDGTELIRSINAPSATIRGLELELNWATTLNGRLSGFLSLLDAHYDRFLAVDNEFPLHGQTWNPSADNTDFPDLVDFSGNRLKQVPELSLGLNYRHELPLGSWGQATARVGLRYSGDMYFDAANRGHRSGQLLDNRSGEWAEDPAGPARNIDRQPAYSLWSAGLKFTPSGGNWWLDLYGDNLTNNAVANDVHEADITAPEYYYGAPRTFGLRVGAQFQ; translated from the coding sequence ATGCTCAAGACCTGCTGCGGGTCTCTCACGCCCCTGCTGCTGGCGGCACAACTCTGTGTCATGTCGGCGGCCAATGCTGTGGATGGCGTTGCGGAAGCCATCGCAGAGGATGTCGTAGAAGGCGTTGTAGAGCGTGCAATGGAAAGCACCGCGAAAACCGCCGAAATAAATACCCCCGATTCAGCAGAGTCCTCTGCTGCCAACGCGCGCGCCGCGAATACATCTTATCGACTCCGAATCCCATCCCAGCCCCTGGACCAGGCACTGCTGGCCTTTTCCCGTCAGACCGGTCTTGCGGTGATGGTGAGTACCCAGCAGAACCACGCCGGGGACAATCAGGGCATCGCGGCACCGGCGCTGGAAGGTGAATTCACTGCGGAAGCAGCCCTGGAGCGATTGCTGGCGGACACCGACCTGCGCTACCGGCGGGTTGACGGTCAGGGCATCGTGATACTGCCGCCGAGCACCGCGATTACGGCGCCGCCACAGGGTGAAACCCTCGCCGACCAGCGCCCACTGCTCGAAGAAGTGGAAGTTGTGGCGAGCAAGCGTCGCACCAGTCTGCAGCGCACGCCGATGGCGGTCACAGCTATCAACGGCGGCACCCTGCGAGAGCGCAATATCGACAGCCTGCAGCAGCTGGCAGCGGAGGTACCCAGTCTGCAAGTGGCCCGCAATGGCGACCACACCGCGTCCATGCTGTATCTGCGGGGCGTCGGCTCCGACAATCACACCGAGGCCGGCGATTCCGGCGTCGCCACCCATGTGGACGGCATTTTCAGCAGCCGGGTACAGGGGTCGGCGGTACTGCTGTATGACCTGGATCGGGTGGAAGTGCTGCGGGGCCCCCAGGGCACGCTGTTCGGGCGCAACTCCACCGGCGGCGTTTTGAACTACCACACGGCGCGGCCCGAGTCGGAGTGGTCTTCCCGGATATCGCTGATCGTGGGTGACTATCGACAGCGCAAATTCACGGCGGTGGCCAATGCGCCGGTCACCGATAACTGGGCCCTGCGTTGGGCCGGGGTTTCCGAGCGCGCCGACAGTTACGTCGATTACACCGACGGATCCGTTTACGCCAGGCGCAGTGACCGCTACAACAACGCAGACCTGTTCAGCCATCGCCTCAGCTCCAGCTGGCAGATCAACGACAGCCTGAACTGGTGGTTGAGTTACGAGCGCTTCGAGGACCGCAGTGCTGGCAGCCTGCCACTGGTGGATTACTCCACCGCGGTAACCATCGATACCCCCGGGCGCACGCAGCTCGATCAGGATGCCCTGCGCAGCCGCGCCGAACTGCTGCTGCCCAGTGGAGTGTCACTGACGTATATCGCGGGTTACGGTCTGACCAGCCGCAGCCAGGACTGGGACGAAGACCGCAGCGGCGCAGTCGGCAGTGAAACCGACCCGGCGATCTACCACCAGAGCAACCGCACCATCTGGTCCAAATACCGCGCCCGCCAGCACGAACTGCAACTGAAAAACAGTGATGAAGAGCGCCTGCGCTGGCTGCTGGCCTATTTCAGCTTTTCTGAATCCAACGGAATCCGCTTCGATCTGGAGCATCAGGAAGCCGATGGCAGCGGTTGGGGAGGTGCCCCGGCGCACAGCTTCCAGCAACCAAACCGGGGGTCGCGCCTGGACGCGATATACGGCCAGCTGGATTTTGATATCAGCCCTGACTGGGAACTCAGTGCCGGCGCCAGGACTGGCCGCGACCAGCGCCACGATCGCGGCGGGCGCAATATCGCCTGCCCGGACCTGATCCGCAGCGACCGCGGGGGCGAGCTCGGGGAGATTGCGGTCAACCAGGCATCGGCGGCCGAGGGTCAGTGTTTTGTTGCCAATTACAACGATGTGGACCGCACCTGGCACAGCACCACGATAATGGCGCGCGTCACCTACCGCCCGGCGGATCAGGCCCTGCTCTACCTGCAGTATGCCGAGGGCTTCAAGCCCGGTATTGTCCAGGACGGTGCCACACTGGGCGGCAGCTATGATGGCGCCGATGACCCCGAGTTCCAGGCCGCCCTGCAGGCGCTGATCGCACAAAACAACGCCGGCGCCGCCTATGTCGGGCCGGAGACCAGCACCAATGTAGAGCTTGGTTTCAAGCTCGGCCTGGTGGATGGCGCGATGACCCTGAATGGCGCGCTTTTCAATACGCGCTACCGCGACCTGCAGGTTTCCGGACTTGCGGTGGAGGAGGATGGCACCGAGTTGATTCGCAGCATCAACGCCCCTTCCGCGACCATTCGCGGGCTCGAGCTGGAACTCAACTGGGCCACTACCCTGAACGGCCGTCTGAGTGGTTTCCTGTCCCTGCTGGACGCCCACTACGACCGTTTTCTCGCTGTAGACAATGAGTTCCCCCTGCACGGCCAGACCTGGAACCCCTCCGCGGACAACACGGATTTTCCCGACCTGGTGGATTTCAGTGGCAACCGCCTGAAACAGGTTCCCGAACTCAGTCTCGGTCTCAACTATCGCCACGAATTGCCACTTGGCAGCTGGGGCCAGGCTACCGCCAGGGTCGGCCTGCGCTATTCCGGGGACATGTATTTCGATGCCGCCAACCGCGGTCATCGCAGTGGCCAGCTGCTGGACAACCGCTCTGGTGAGTGGGCAGAAGATCCCGCCGGGCCCGCGCGCAATATCGATCGCCAGCCGGCCTATAGCCTGTGGAGCGCGGGACTCAAGTTCACACCCTCCGGCGGCAACTGGTGGTTAGACCTCTACGGCGACAACCTCACCAATAACGCCGTCGCCAACGATGTACACGAGGCGGATATCACCGCGCCTGAGTATTACTACGGCGCGCCGCGCACCTTCGGCCTGCGTGTCGGCGCGCAATTTCAGTAA
- a CDS encoding RNA polymerase sigma factor — MATAWASQLATDSGKDLDYYYREYQQELCRYAVSKFGLSYSEAEDLVQEAFARMAPQLREGDIEHVRAFLYRSVHNATIDALRKGQVRESYAQTVQSDPEREQDNLSPERVAVSRQFLGLISRALWGMPNKRRRLLLMNRVEGLSYAEIARREGLSATVVKKHVAKALAGCQEALRMHDGEL, encoded by the coding sequence ATGGCGACAGCGTGGGCGAGCCAATTGGCGACCGATAGCGGCAAGGATCTGGATTACTACTACCGCGAATATCAGCAGGAACTGTGCCGGTACGCGGTGAGTAAATTCGGGTTGTCCTACAGCGAGGCGGAAGACCTGGTGCAGGAAGCATTCGCACGCATGGCGCCGCAGCTGCGCGAGGGTGATATCGAGCATGTGCGGGCTTTCCTCTACCGCTCAGTGCACAACGCGACCATAGATGCGTTGCGCAAAGGGCAGGTGAGGGAGAGTTATGCACAGACGGTACAGAGTGACCCCGAGCGCGAGCAGGACAACCTCAGTCCGGAGCGGGTTGCCGTCAGCCGCCAGTTTCTGGGGTTGATCAGTCGCGCCCTGTGGGGCATGCCGAACAAGCGCCGACGACTGTTATTAATGAATCGTGTTGAGGGCCTCTCCTACGCGGAGATCGCACGGCGAGAAGGCCTCTCAGCCACTGTAGTGAAAAAGCACGTAGCCAAAGCCCTGGCGGGTTGCCAGGAAGCGCTGCGCATGCACGATGGAGAACTGTGA
- a CDS encoding FecR family protein, whose product MATGNSQQRIDIRKVETEALEWFLLHSERELGDSEQFAFDTWMSQLHNRASYQRLQQIDRSLAAIAATEEGARLRQRSGFAGVWATLNNYFGIAPISGFAFACTLMLAVGVAYLAPWHGEPAPRSYASELAQVRTVILEDGSQVTLGGDSAIETDFSGERRHVKLLRGQAFFAVAKDASRPFLVNAQGTEIRVVGTRFDVNAGSRLNPEVKVTVEEGIVDVARSPVQPEDTAPKVRLTAGQQVRVDARQLSRISTVENTEVASWRQGKFSYRDAPLSEVVADANRYRKDRIIIGTRELEKLRVTTAFTADQADTLVAMLEQSLPVRVFKEPDGRVVIWPGTVE is encoded by the coding sequence ATGGCGACTGGTAACAGTCAGCAACGGATTGATATCCGAAAAGTGGAAACGGAAGCCCTCGAGTGGTTTCTGTTACACAGCGAACGTGAACTGGGCGACAGCGAACAGTTCGCGTTCGACACCTGGATGTCACAACTACACAACCGCGCCAGCTATCAGCGGCTGCAGCAGATTGACCGCAGTCTCGCTGCCATCGCGGCAACGGAAGAAGGTGCGCGCCTGCGTCAGCGCAGTGGCTTTGCGGGTGTGTGGGCTACCCTGAACAACTATTTCGGCATTGCGCCGATCTCCGGTTTCGCGTTTGCCTGTACCCTGATGCTCGCCGTCGGTGTTGCCTACCTGGCCCCATGGCACGGTGAACCCGCCCCCCGGTCCTATGCCTCTGAGTTGGCGCAGGTGCGCACGGTTATTCTTGAGGATGGCAGCCAGGTCACCCTCGGTGGAGACTCTGCCATTGAGACCGATTTCAGCGGCGAGCGGCGCCACGTGAAACTGCTGCGCGGACAGGCGTTCTTCGCTGTCGCCAAAGATGCATCGCGGCCCTTTCTGGTCAACGCGCAGGGTACGGAAATTCGCGTGGTGGGCACGCGCTTTGACGTCAACGCAGGCAGCCGCCTCAACCCTGAAGTGAAAGTGACGGTAGAAGAAGGGATCGTCGATGTTGCCCGCAGTCCGGTGCAGCCTGAAGACACTGCCCCGAAAGTACGCCTGACCGCCGGGCAGCAGGTCAGAGTCGACGCGCGCCAGCTGAGCCGCATCAGTACCGTCGAAAATACCGAAGTCGCAAGCTGGCGCCAGGGCAAGTTCAGTTACCGCGACGCGCCTTTGTCGGAAGTCGTGGCCGATGCCAATCGCTACCGCAAAGACCGCATCATCATCGGCACCCGCGAGCTGGAAAAACTGCGGGTAACCACTGCATTTACCGCGGACCAGGCGGACACCCTGGTAGCCATGCTGGAACAGTCACTGCCGGTGCGGGTGTTCAAGGAACCGGACGGGCGGGTGGTGATCTGGCCGGGGACGGTTGAGTAG
- a CDS encoding S9 family peptidase, whose protein sequence is MRKANWLVVVLLLGSVAGCQREDKAEQVEMQQSTAMNQQELVAEGTETTDTENELIPRTELFGNPEKFRGRISPDGKSISWVAAVDGVMNIWVAPADAPENARAITSDSGRGVHLYFWAPDSKSLVYLQDKGGNENDHLYKVALESEEVVDLTPMGDDFKAQILGLSYQRPEVVTVGLNVRNTELFDIYEIDLDSGKQTLVMENPGYGDWLLDNNLVPRLGYRNLADGGLELVSVHGDNAGDVVFTIASENMMDSNVIGFDGDNRHVYLTDSSGRDKAALVKLDTETGDTSVLAESDKASIDKVFQHPITHAPIAYSVNYLKTEWYGLGTTGSEQIGDLSTAISGSLQILSSTADGKQWVVYADDPQTPGSYFVFDSEKGEARLLFNTQPALATRPLQPMQALEIEAGDGLQLVSYLTLPAGSDSDMDGIPEQPVPLALTVHGGPWARDEYGYNSWHQWLSDRGYAVLSVNYRGSSGFGKSFTNAAIGEFAGLMHRDLLDAVEWTVEQGIADKNKVAIMGGSYGGYATLIGVSHTPDTFACGVDIVGPSNLATLIESFPDYWKPWLAGTWYKFVGNPSDPAQREEMIARSAISKVNQIKVPLLIGQGENDPRVIKAESDQIVAAMEAKKLPVTYVNYPDEGHGFTRPENRLSFYAITESFLADCLGGEVEPFGDAFANSSLQVLNGQNLIAGLSDALVQEASEVEAETEE, encoded by the coding sequence ATGCGCAAGGCAAATTGGCTGGTGGTGGTATTGTTACTCGGTTCTGTTGCTGGCTGTCAGCGAGAAGACAAAGCCGAGCAGGTTGAGATGCAGCAGTCCACTGCGATGAATCAGCAAGAATTGGTCGCAGAGGGTACGGAAACGACAGACACAGAAAACGAGCTGATTCCCCGCACTGAACTATTCGGCAATCCGGAAAAGTTTCGTGGTCGCATCAGCCCCGATGGAAAAAGCATTAGCTGGGTTGCAGCGGTAGATGGAGTGATGAATATCTGGGTGGCTCCCGCGGATGCCCCCGAAAACGCCCGCGCAATCACCTCCGACTCTGGTCGGGGCGTCCATCTATATTTCTGGGCCCCCGACAGCAAGTCACTTGTTTATCTGCAAGACAAGGGTGGCAACGAAAATGACCACCTTTACAAAGTCGCACTGGAGAGCGAAGAGGTGGTCGACCTGACCCCCATGGGCGATGACTTCAAAGCCCAGATTCTGGGTCTCAGTTACCAGCGCCCGGAGGTCGTCACCGTCGGCCTGAACGTCCGCAATACCGAATTGTTTGATATCTACGAAATTGACCTCGACAGTGGCAAGCAAACGCTGGTCATGGAAAACCCCGGTTACGGAGACTGGCTGCTCGATAACAATCTGGTGCCACGTCTCGGCTATCGCAACCTGGCTGACGGCGGCCTGGAATTGGTTTCTGTCCATGGAGATAACGCTGGTGATGTGGTTTTCACTATTGCTTCCGAGAACATGATGGACTCCAACGTTATCGGTTTTGACGGAGATAATCGCCACGTTTATCTGACGGACAGTAGCGGACGCGACAAGGCGGCGCTGGTAAAACTGGATACCGAAACTGGAGATACCTCCGTTCTCGCAGAGTCGGATAAAGCCAGTATCGACAAGGTCTTCCAACACCCAATAACTCACGCACCGATAGCCTACTCTGTGAATTACCTGAAAACAGAATGGTACGGCCTCGGCACCACAGGGTCGGAACAAATCGGAGATCTGTCCACCGCGATTAGCGGCAGCCTGCAAATTTTGAGCAGTACGGCGGACGGAAAACAGTGGGTGGTCTATGCCGATGACCCGCAGACACCCGGCAGCTACTTTGTATTTGACAGTGAAAAAGGTGAAGCGCGACTTCTGTTCAATACCCAGCCGGCGCTCGCCACCCGCCCATTACAGCCCATGCAGGCGCTGGAAATTGAAGCGGGCGACGGACTGCAACTTGTCAGTTATCTCACCCTGCCGGCAGGCAGCGACAGCGATATGGACGGCATCCCCGAGCAGCCCGTTCCGCTGGCGCTGACGGTACATGGAGGACCCTGGGCGCGCGACGAATACGGCTATAATTCCTGGCACCAGTGGCTGTCTGATCGCGGCTATGCCGTGCTTTCGGTAAATTACCGCGGTTCATCCGGCTTTGGTAAATCCTTCACCAATGCAGCCATTGGTGAGTTCGCCGGCCTGATGCATCGGGATCTTCTCGACGCGGTCGAATGGACCGTGGAACAGGGCATCGCAGATAAAAACAAAGTCGCCATCATGGGCGGTTCTTACGGCGGTTATGCGACCCTGATTGGCGTAAGCCACACACCCGACACCTTTGCTTGTGGGGTCGATATTGTTGGCCCATCCAATCTTGCCACCCTGATTGAGTCCTTCCCCGATTACTGGAAGCCCTGGCTTGCGGGTACCTGGTACAAATTTGTCGGCAACCCCTCCGACCCAGCGCAACGGGAAGAAATGATCGCGCGTTCAGCGATTTCCAAGGTCAATCAAATCAAGGTGCCGCTGCTGATTGGCCAGGGCGAAAACGATCCCCGTGTAATCAAAGCCGAGTCGGATCAGATCGTGGCGGCGATGGAGGCAAAAAAACTTCCCGTGACCTATGTGAATTACCCGGATGAGGGGCACGGCTTCACCCGCCCGGAAAACCGCCTGTCCTTTTACGCTATTACCGAATCCTTCCTCGCGGACTGCCTGGGTGGGGAAGTGGAGCCGTTCGGTGATGCCTTTGCGAATTCCAGCCTGCAGGTGTTGAACGGGCAAAACCTGATCGCCGGCCTTTCCGACGCACTGGTGCAGGAAGCATCTGAGGTTGAAGCTGAGACTGAGGAATAA